Proteins co-encoded in one Gossypium arboreum isolate Shixiya-1 chromosome 11, ASM2569848v2, whole genome shotgun sequence genomic window:
- the LOC108473008 gene encoding zerumbone synthase: MFRIGSRKNVLVCRASSLAPTILNRELSTQTGRKLERKVALITGAASGIGKATAEKFISNGAKVVIADIEHHRGQETAKQLGPNATFIPCDVTKESDISDAVDFVISQHMQLDVMYNNAGVPCYTTPSIADLDLAVFNQVIDINVRGVLAGIKHASRVMIPRRAGSILCTASVTGIMGGLAQHTYSISKSAVIGIVKSTAAELCRYGIRINCISPFAVPTPFTINEMSRIYPHIDAEQLARMIHKLGVLGEAALEPSDVADAAVYLASDDAKYVSGHNLVVDGGFTSFKRLEFPAPGQVL, translated from the exons ATGTTCAGGATTGGATCAAG aaaaaaTGTGCTGGTGTGTAGAGCTTCTTCACTTGCTCCTACCATTTTAAACAGGGAACTATCTACACAAACTGGAAG GAAGCTAGAACGCAAAGTAGCATTAATCACTGGGGCAGCAAGCGGTATTGGAAAGGCAACTGCGGAAAAATTCATCAGTAATGGTGCCAAAGTTGTCATTGCCGATATAGAACACCATCGCGGCCAAGAAACTGCGAAACAACTCGGACCCAATGCCACCTTTATTCCCTGTGATGTAACAAAAGAATCGGATATCTCTGATGCTGTTGATTTTGTAATCTCCCAACACATGCAATTGGATGTGATGTACAACAATGCCGGGGTACCTTGCTACACTACTCCAAGCATCGCTGACCTTGACCTTGCTGTTTTCAACCAAGTCATTGACATCAACGTGCGAGGAGTCTTGGCCGGAATCAAACATGCCTCACGTGTGATGATCCCTCGTAGAGCTGGCTCCATTCTCTGCACGGCTAGTGTCACAGGAATCATGGGCGGACTAGCTCAACATACTTATAGCATTTCCAAGTCTGCTGTTATAGGAATTGTTAAGTCCACGGCAGCAGAGCTATGCCGGTATGGAATCCGCATCAACTGCATATCACCTTTTGCGGTTCCTACTCCTTTTACAATAAACGAGATGAGCCGGATTTATCCACACATCGACGCCGAGCAGCTTGCAAGAATGATACATAAACTTGGTGTGCTAGGCGAAGCAGCATTGGAACCAAGTGATGTTGCCGATGCTGCAGTCTATCTTGCATCAGATGATGCAAAGTATGTTAGTGGGCATAATTTGGTGGTAGATGGAGGTTTTACATCATTTAAGAGATTGGAATTCCCTGCACCAGGTCAGGTGTTGTAA